ACTGTAAACACCTTGCCATTTACCACAATTACAGTTTTATCGTATATCGTAACTGTGTCAACTGCGCTGCGTGCTGGTCGTATAGCTCTTTCGTAGTGAACAGGGAATAATGCTCCAAAGGTAGCGAGTGCCTTAACCCCCTTCGCTCCACCATCACCCACGACAAGCGCATTAGCGGTTAGTGCAGCAGCGGCGGAGACATCGCCTATGGTTATATCCTTATCAGGTACAGTGAGAACTCTCGTAGTTCCGGTCGTGAGCCCATTAACTTCAAACCGAACTTGCTTGGTAGCATCTACCGAACCTTTTACTATTGCGGTTGTGTCGGATACAGGAAGGGCGGCGCTACTTTTTTCTATCATTCCTTTATTAATCATAATACCTTAGGCGAGGAGACTGTCGGATTTATCCGACAGAGGAATTGCCTACCTCCTTTGTTGAAATAGTTGTTGACATTTCGTTTAACGTACTGTATATTACTCGTTAACCAGGACGCTATATGCTATCCTGACGAGGCAACAGTCAATTTGCCTATCGTAGCGCATGTTGATGCCAAAGGCTCTAAAGAGCAACTGCGACGGAGTGCAGCTACAAGCCCAACCCTTTAGGTTTGGGTAGTTGACAATACCCCCCTAAAACTTATAACTAATTTTTAATGAAGCATTGGTTGTTACTTTAATGCACTTGAAATTTTTAATATCATCTGCATTAGAAATAGTCAAGCTTTCACCGACTTTCAGTAAATGACCTACAGTAGATGAAGGTACAGTCCCATCAATCGTAAACCTGATATTATCTGTTTCAAGTGTACAAAACACCTCCTGGCACGCCATGTTTATAAACTGTCCGCTTGTTGGCATAATTTTTGCAACCGTGAAGCCTATTGCCGTATCTACAGTAATGGCTTCGTATCCGCCTGTTTGGTAGTCTGTCTTTTTAAAAGGTATAAATATTTGCATTATAATATTCCTCGATTAAAAATTTTAGTTTTACTATACGGAAGATCTTTAATATTAAAGAAACCATCTATTTCTTTAGTTAAATTACATCTAAGAGTATTTTCTGTAATAATTTGCTTAGCAGCTTTAGCTATTTTAGCTTCATTCTCTTCTTTTGAAACAATATCCTGAAGATGCCAAATTTTAATATTACAAATACTTAATTCATCTATAAGCTGGCCAATTGTTTTTTCCATTTTCCTTTACTACCTTCCAGCTTAAATAATTCTGTTAAAATATATTTAGGCTCTAAAGATTGGGGATGAAATAAGACTTTGACAAAATTTTCTTTCCAAGCATAAGCCCAAAGATACCCTGATGGATTTAAAGCATAGCTCTCTGTTGCATCACTTAAAATAATACAAGGTATAGCATATATAAATGCTAAGTCTTTAATCCCAGCATCTAATCCAATATAAAAACTACACTGTTTAAGAATTGCTATTTTCTTTCTTATAGAAAGCTCTGAAATTAAATTAATAGATAATTCTGAAAATTGTTTGTATATTTCAGAATCCTGCTGTTTTTGAGAGCCAAAAATTACAGGGACAAAACCTTGTTCTGTTGCAAGATTAATAAGTTCAATCCATTTCTTTTCAGAGTAAACATTTCTTGAGTCCTCAGCAAAAGGATGAAAACCAATAAGTTTTTTATCCTTAACTTTTTTAAGATAATCTTCAGTCCAGTCTTCATACTCTTTTTCAATCCATATCTTAGCAGGCCATTCAGGCTTAAAATCTTCTATATCTAAACAAAACTGCTGAAAGAAATCGTCCATACTGATAGCCCTTATTCTTGGAAAGCGTAGCAGAATAAACACACGATTTAGTGTTCTTCGAAAGACAATTTCCGAATCAAACTCAGACATAAACTGCGCATGATTAACTTTATCAATCTTGCATTTATCTTCCATAAAGCTTTGTACATGCGACCAGATAAAATTCTCTTGTTTAACGGCAATAATTTCATCTATATAGGGGTCTTTTTCAAAAAGCTGCTTAACAAGAATAGGGTTTTTACTATCTAAGTATAAATAAAGATAAAGATTGGGAAAGAATTCTTTTATGCTTTTTAAACGGCGCAGATATCTATTGGTAGCATAATGATGACTGATATCTCCAAGCCCACCGCCAATATAAACAAAGACTTTAAAATTAATCAAATTTCTAAACGGAAGCCATTTTAACAATGTGCTTTCTTTCTTTTGCATAATCTGCCTTAATCATCATTTCTACAAGTTCTTTGAATTTTACTTTAGGCGTCCAACCCAAATTTTTTTCTGCCTTATTATAGTCTCCTTGTAATATCTCTATATCAGATGGACGGTAATATTTTTCATCAATTATAACATATTTTTTATAATCAAGGTCTAAATAATCAAAAGCCTCTTCAACAAATTCACGAACAGTATGTGTTTCGTTAGTCGCTATAATATAATCATCTGGAACATCCTGTTGGAGCATTAGAACCATTGCTTCAACATAATCTCTGGCAAAACCCCAATCCCTTTTAGCATCTAAATTTCCTAATCGTAACTCTGTATCTAACCCAAGTTTGATTCGAGCAGCAGCATTTGTTATTTTTCTCGTGACAAATTCCATCCCACGACGTGGCGATTCATGATTATATAAAATTCCATTACAAGCAAACAAACCATAAGCTTCTCTATAGTTTCTGGTTAAATCAAAACCGGCAACCTTAGAAATACCATAAGGAGATTTTGGATAAAATGGGGTATTCTCATTTTGAGGAGATTTAGTGACTTTTCCAAACATCTCTGAAGATGCCGCAAAATATACCTTACACTTAGGGGCCTTTTCTTTTATCGCAGATAAAACGAAAAGAGTTCCATTGATATTAGTATTAATTGTAGAAAAAGCATCTTCAAAAGAATAACTAACAAAACTTTGAGATGCCAGGTGATAACATTCATCCGGCCTTATTCTTTCGACTATATTAAAAATACTGGCATAGCTTTCCAAAGATGCTGCATGTAGAGTAATTTTATTCAATAAATGTTGAATGCGTATCAATCTGCAAACGGGATTTTCAAGCGCAATCCTGCGGACAATGCCATGAACCTCATACCCTTTTTCTAATAACAGTTCCGCTAAATATGAACCGTCTTGACCTGTTATGCCTGTGATCAGGGCTTTCTTTCTATTCATTTTGAATTCCAGTAATTTGGCTGAATTGTTTTCCTATCGATTCATATGTGTATTCATTAACCTTATTCCACGCATAGTCAATTACTTTTGTCCGAAATTTCTCGTCTTCTATCAGCCTGAATGCGAGTTTTGTAGCTTTATCAACATCTCGTGGATAGTCTAAATAAGTAAACGGA
This is a stretch of genomic DNA from bacterium. It encodes these proteins:
- a CDS encoding glycosyltransferase family 9 protein encodes the protein MQKKESTLLKWLPFRNLINFKVFVYIGGGLGDISHHYATNRYLRRLKSIKEFFPNLYLYLYLDSKNPILVKQLFEKDPYIDEIIAVKQENFIWSHVQSFMEDKCKIDKVNHAQFMSEFDSEIVFRRTLNRVFILLRFPRIRAISMDDFFQQFCLDIEDFKPEWPAKIWIEKEYEDWTEDYLKKVKDKKLIGFHPFAEDSRNVYSEKKWIELINLATEQGFVPVIFGSQKQQDSEIYKQFSELSINLISELSIRKKIAILKQCSFYIGLDAGIKDLAFIYAIPCIILSDATESYALNPSGYLWAYAWKENFVKVLFHPQSLEPKYILTELFKLEGSKGKWKKQLASL
- a CDS encoding GDP-mannose 4,6-dehydratase; this encodes MNRKKALITGITGQDGSYLAELLLEKGYEVHGIVRRIALENPVCRLIRIQHLLNKITLHAASLESYASIFNIVERIRPDECYHLASQSFVSYSFEDAFSTINTNINGTLFVLSAIKEKAPKCKVYFAASSEMFGKVTKSPQNENTPFYPKSPYGISKVAGFDLTRNYREAYGLFACNGILYNHESPRRGMEFVTRKITNAAARIKLGLDTELRLGNLDAKRDWGFARDYVEAMVLMLQQDVPDDYIIATNETHTVREFVEEAFDYLDLDYKKYVIIDEKYYRPSDIEILQGDYNKAEKNLGWTPKVKFKELVEMMIKADYAKERKHIVKMASV